aaatgcaAGAATAattagcaagatataggagagTTCGTCAACAAAGCAGTTGACGGGATTTATAAAAGTTAATGGAATTGTTTTGtggaatgtttttctgttgtaagTTAAACATTAGTAGATATTCACATCAGTAGATCTACAGTAGGAAATCTGTTTTCAGAGTCAATTTGCTCCAAGGCAGCACCTGATGCAATTATCCACTGCACCTGTTGTCTTTAAGGCGAACTTCAGGATCCCCTAAAACCAAGTCACAGCTCCCAACCAAAAAGGCAccttacattttagaaaatggcTCAAATGATTTGGTGCATAAATCCTGACATTCAAAAGACTGAAGCTGAAAACTCAAGAGTAGTTGCTTTGGAAGTATTTTAATGTACTTCAGAATAAACATTACTGTTTGTTGTGGTTCAAGGTATAAAAACCAACATGTTGGAAATGCTGCTGGAAATTATATCAAAGCACATTATACAAGAAATAGAAATGCTTACATTTTGGGCAACTTGTGGAAAAATGTAAGCTTACAAACATCTGAGCCCAGTTTTGGTGCATAATCATCGGTTCCTTATGCTAATGAACTGATATTATTCAGAAATATGAGATGAGAAGTTATGCAGCAACATAAATAGGAACAGATCTGACTTTTTGGGTCATTCTGCAGACTGAAGTTTGTTGGTGCAGTCACTAAATAAAGCTTTCTTGATTCATAGCAAATTTCTCTCAATAAATCTCTGAgttaacaaacatttaaatatgtttcttttttaccatTCTTGATGCTAAAAGTGCTATTGTTCTGGTAAACCTCATTTCCAAAATGGATTACCATCTGACATTTTTCCAGAACAAGTACCAAAATAAATGTCTCTAAATATACatccatgccacactttttagattttttctttcagtaaatggtTAAAGccatgaaatgttttactttcactgATTTGTGTGTCTTAGTCACATACAATCCCATTTGATTACACAGTATTTGTTcttatgacttaaaaaaatgagaaaaagtgcTAATatagtgaatatttttcaaagcactCCACATAGAACAGGCCCAGATACATATATCTATAAATACCTCCATGTAGCAGTAACTCCTGACACATTGAGTCACTGTCACCTTTAGAGAGTGAAGGTGGGAACGTATGAGCTGGTGTGATgcctgaaggaaaaacaaaatgagtagaaattaaattcagaaagGCGTGACTGATGAAGAGTTTGCCTTATTTGAACACAACATTCCCatttaagtacattttatgatccagtaaattaaattttttccactAATATAATTCCAGAGGGTTGTTTATTTACTCTAATTTTCTGACAGCTGCTTAagttgatcatttgtagcaaatgtTTGTGGCACATTACATCCTCTGCTTCATCCTCAACTATCACACAAACTGTGCAGAAGGGAAACAGCGGAGCGATACTGCCTCCTTCTGGTAGAAAGATGGATGTTTAAAGAGAAGTGTCAAACAAATACAATGCATCTGGATATCTAGTTAttaaattcagtaaattagTGAAAAAACTACTTATTTCAAAAACTCAGTTatcaaagtgaaacacattaatttATCACAAGTTGATGTTTTCATTGGTCCATGATCTGGAATGAAAACATCTCTTTGCCTTGACCTCACAATGTTGAACATTGAAGTcaaattttagaaataaacagatttttcattgaaattaattaaattaagtctaaggaaatgaaaggaaatggcTCAAAGATAAACAAAGGCTAAATTAAGCTAAGTAATTTCATGATGACTGCTGTATTATAATTAAGACTGAATGACACTAAGTGGATCTGAATGTGGTAAATGATTGCACTTTGTTTGAAGGCAgatttaaacttaatttgaaCCACAGCAAAGTCTGTTAATTGGCTTCAAAGTGACATTCCATTCCATTTGACTCATCAATTTTACAGTTATTAAAGTTAGCGTCAAGCATTGTGATATACcagactgtgtttttttttaaataaacttgtaaGCATGCAATAGCACAAAATGGTGTGTTTAAAAGCTCCTAAGAACCGAGTCTGCTCATGGTCAAGAGGTTCTGTTGGTCTTCACGGTTTAGTTTTCTGGTCATTGGTGCAGTCGTCTCACTTTGactttaggcagacctgtgaaggaactgttgcagtaatcaatgtgactaaagataaatgcatgagAGCTTCTCTAGGTCATAGtgggacattagtcctttaatctgggaaatgttcttcaggtgatagaaggctgactttgtaactgtctttatgactttccttttattatttaatctttctGTAAAACATATCACATAAAAGATCAAGAGATGCCAATGGTTTCCAAGTGTGGggatattaaaataaagtgcCCCATCTATCCCTtcatagaaaataataaaaaaaaataacttcaccacaacattttttaaaatatgcttcttTATTAGGCAAATTCAATACATTGCTGCATAAGCAATCAGTGCAAAGAAGAGATTTCCTTTTTCCTGTAACATTTCCCTCAGTATTTAAGCAATTAATTTAAGTTATTAATTACTTAAACACCAAAGcaaattaaagcagaaacataaaTGTGGCGATGCTTGCTGTTTATGTCTCATTGGCTATCACTGATCCGCCTAGtggcaaaaaacattttccaaaaccaAACCATAAATTCCAGCTGTTTATTAAGAAAAGGACAGAGgcagatattattttttatgctaGCTCAGTTTGGTCTGTGATGAAGCTTCTgaccagctgcagcttctggagGCCGGCGTCTTCAAAAGATGAATTTCTGATTggataaaaagcaaacatgaaaaataataaggAAATTCCTATCTAGATATAGAcatgtttaaaatacatatattggTTTTTCCTTACAGCACTTATAAAGCCTGTTGACACGGGCGATGTCATTGACACTCATTTTTTCGGCATCTCCAAACTGCATTTTGGGGTCGCATTTGGCAACGATGGTTGGTTTCCCATTTTTGGAGAAGGcagtgctttaaaaaacaaaaacaaatacagtgaAGATAATTAAAGCAGAGCAAACTTTATACTTTATTACTGCATGCATGTTCATAAAGACTCACTTGTCATATTCCATGATAGAATTGAAGTCATATGGAGTCCCCAGGTTGTTGGTGTCCGTTTTGTCAAAGTTGTGCTCCTCTCCTGTTCATAAAATCAGACCACAGAAAATATTGAGAACTTGTAACAGTCATAAgtctttttaagaaacaaatttgCTGAAACTAAgcagttgtatttttaaaatcttttttttttgtaatctaaAGAAGTGAAGTAAAGAACAATGTAATGGATTCTTTTGACTTCAATCTTACCTTCCCCAACGTTCTCGAAGTGAATCTCAACGTAGTCATCTCTGTCGGAGCGGACCTGTTCATGGTTGAAGCCCAGAGCGTGAAAAACCTCATGTTGCACAGTGGAGGTGTACAAACACCCGTTTTTCTGCAGAGAGATTTTCTGTCCTCCATTCCGACGACCTACAAAGGACCAACACCTGGAAGATACACACAGAGTCACCAGTAGgaaataaacacgttttcattttaaatattgttcgCCTAGAAACCCAGATTTTGGCTgcattaaagtgaactctggtgaaGTTCAAATGCAGAcgtgaacgccaagtggaccgaaaactgctccaaaagcaggaagcggactacatcacagggcattctgggtaaattcaaccaACACAAACGCGCTAGTGTAACACTAGTGGGAGAAATAGCTTATTATCTTTCgccaaagaaaaaacagaaatcctacaCGCTAAAATGTGAAgctgttgtttacattttgtaaagcagaaagttttgctgatgttttctttgggggtttttgtgtcatttccttcagtatCTTTTGGTGCatcgcccccacaggtgaggaggtgaaaatgtttttcagttggtTTGATTGAtgtgacagtgcagtgtgaaagcaaaccccactagttgaaaatgtaacaaatgtttcaattttggTTCCCAATGGTTCTGAGTCCTCTGAGACTTTTATTCAGTAATCACCAACACAACTTAGATAAATATAAGTTTAATCCATTCTTTGCCACATCCACCGGTTTTGATTGCAGgatttttttgcagtgatttttacattttattttttttcatgtttgtgtgttttggagtcTGAATCTTTCATGTGTTTGGCtgtttgctgcatgtttgcACCAGTTGACCTCCATAAGGTAATTGGTTGgggacaataaaataaactaaaatgtgctaaaatataTTCCTTCCAAAACAGGTTTTGCATCTTACATTGGAactgtttgtctgtgtgtgtgtgtgtgtgtgtgtgtgtgtgtgtgtgtgtgtgtgtgtgtgtgtgtgtgtgtgtgtgtgttcatacCCCTCTTCTGAAAAGAAATGGATGTAATCACGATGTTGATCGCTTCGTGGGACAAAACGAATGCAGGAGACACCATGTAATTGCTCTAGGGAATCAATGATGAACTTGCGCTGTTCCTTAGCTACAGATACGTTGAATTAATTGAAgatattacataaataaaatttaataaatattaagacaATGTTGTTAATTATCTAATCACTTCTGCTCACAGTAGTCAGAGGAGATCTCGTAGGGCACATTTACAAAGCGTCCGGTTTTGGGCCACTTGCAGCCTATGGCAGTGCATGGGTCTGCATTCCTGGCCCGAATGTCGGGGATGACGATGTCATCAAGCAGCTTGAGGGGTTTTTCTGCAAATCAAACACAACAtccacaaaatcaaaatcaatatttaaaaaaatgacaataactGTCAAATTGACTTCACATTATAAACTGAGGTATTACACCTGGATTGTGCATTGTCTAcctaaatacatatttatgaaGTTATACTTAACTTTTAGcactgttttgtagttttctcttATTGTCTTCTTTAAAGTTTAGATTGTCTCCCATAACCTTTCCCttcagaatttatttgaatCTAAACCAAACTATTCAACTTATTAAACGTGAAGCCGTCTTCATCTGTTTGCTACATTTTGGATaatgtgaaaactgttttcacGTTATCCaacaaaccaaaccaaccaatgtttgcaaaccaaacatccaacgTAAATAAGACAACCTGAATCTTGAACAACATTGCCACAATGATTTAAtcagaatgtttctttaaattatgaatattCAGTTATTAATTTACAATAACAACCTGCACATTTATCATttagcaaaactaaaacattctgTCTCTTAATCATGTATTAAGACATGAtgcaactgaaaacaaagaaaaagaataatgttattaaacatttatagtTTAAGTATTAATGTTCGATGCACTCACCAGATTTATCATCATAGTCAACTGGTATGCCctgcaaaatatataaatgtttcattaggGATTCATTCCCAAGTTCAGATGctagtttattttaattgagtCTTGCAATCATTTTCAATGATTATAAAACTTTCACTGAGCATAAACTTGAGCTTTACCTCATTATTTCCAACTTACCAGCAGGACATTTGTCATTGAGagcaaaaggaggaagaggacggcTGGAATCATGATGAAGGTCACCTAAAGTCAAATCACAAACAGTGAatcaaatacaaattacaaacatGCATCCAAAATGAGGAAGAATTTCCAAGAATAtgcataaaaagtttaaattaaccATCAATTCAGTGACATTATTTTGCTGTGAGGATGAAGAAGCTGATACCTTCCAGATGCTGCAGGAGTTTGATGCAGGATGGAGTTCAGGTTCGTCTCTTCTGCCTTTTTATGCAGCTCACAGGGAGTGGCTGAACTCGACCGTTTGGGGTTTTCACAGgcctgaaacatttttaacttttcagaaCAAGAAACTAAAATCTAAAGTGAACTAATAACACCAGCAACCAGAAACATCATCAGAGCTGGGAGATTCATGTCACCAGAATCAACAACAGCTAGAGGAGTGAAGTTAATATTCATATGAAGTTTATCATAAATGTGATcatcaaaacattaattaaatcattaaaagattaatttcacaacaagcaagaaaataaacatgcagtTTGATTATCTAAAAACCAAAACCTGATCATAATCTAAggaaaatatctaaaagaaGAAGTCAGAACTTGTTCATACTGCAAATGTTCCTgacataattaaacattttggtcATCTAAATCTGATTTTCCTTATAAGGTCTATACTCCattagctttcttttttttaaaaaagtctcaTAACCAACACAAGTGGAAAGTGTTACATCATTATTcaagttttttaattattattttgtatagatTTAATGTAACTTCCTCTTTAAgcagcaaacagcaaaaaaatacaagaaaactgcaaaacagttcAAAAGAATAGAGAAGTTCAATGCAATATTTCTGTGCcaggacaaaattaaaatttatgtagtattttttcatttggTCTTATTTATGTAACACTTTTCAGTAGTTTCATTCTTGTATCTCTTACCAACAATATAAGTTCAGAAAAGAAGGCAAGACAGCAATAATATTGTCCAAAGTTATAACAATGAATACAATACAGCAGTGGTAATTCTGTACCTCAGCAACCCTGAATTACATATAGATTAGATCAGgtcgtctggttctggtctgctttgcatccccagaaccagaaccaaacgaacCCTCTCCTCTTCACCAGTTTCACATCAGACAGGCGGACGTTTCTGGAAGACTTTCTGGCCACCTGGTGGATGAAGATTGTATTACTATtatttgaagaacatttccaggattaaaggactaatgtctcagccagatctagagaaactcatccatgcatttatcttcagtcgcattgattattgcaacggcgtcttcacaggtctgtccaacaaatcaatcaaatgatccagaatgctgctgctggagttctgactaaaaccaggaagatagagcacataacaccagttttaaagtacCTCCACTGGTTACCTGAAGCTcaaagaatagattttaaaatactgttgttagtttataaatcactgaacggtttagcaccacaatacattaaagatctgctgctgttgtatcaaccttccagaactctcaggttctggttctggtctgctctgcttccccagaaccagaaccaaacgaggagaagcagcattcagcatctatgtaccacaaatctggaacaaacttccagaaaactgtaaaacagcagaaacactgacttcctttaaatctcgactaaaaacccacctggttagagttttatttgaaacgtaatcaattacaaatttattgatgcaaCTTGATTAAGGTCGTgttttgcattgtgtttctgtttgatttgatgtaaaacactttgaaatgccttgatgctgaaatgtgctatacaaggggtgggcaatcctggtcctcgagggccggtgtcctgcaactcctagagtctccctggtccaacacacctgaatccaccagctgaatcacctcctaagtgcagtcagatTCTCCACTCCTGCAAATGGCCTCATTATTtaactcaggtgtgttgaagtagagaaacatctaaaagttgcaggacaccggccctcgaggaccaggattgcccaaccctgtgctatacaaataaaatttgatttgatttgattctgtTGGAGGTCAGACTTTGTACtgagaaccagtcagaaccaggcAGCAGTCTTCATGATCTGGCCgctttttctcttgcttttgctttgatttaGGGAGATCAAAGTTgcagatctttttttaaaaaaaagtatcataATTATTGGTtgtgatggaaaaaatataatttattgaataaggAAATTCTGCTTTGCACACAACTATGTAATCATTTTGGCCCAACAAAGTATCATATCTCAAGCAAAGGAAAGTTGTGGTAAAATGATCTTTGCTGAttaatttcaacaaatacatGAAACAGCTCTATTATATGTCTATGCTAATGCTAAGGTAGAAGATTGTACGTTTTACTGAAAGCTGAGGATCTTTACAGTATAATttgtatgaaaatgtttttatcttaattttgaCGCCTCACAGTTACAACTCAAGAATTTTTCACACCTTTAGTTCAGTAACTTGCTGTTTTTTCCAGTGATGCTGTTCCTTTTCTCATAGAGACAATACCAATCGATCAAAACAAACCAGGTGGGgaaattcagtctgtttattGGTCAGGTGTTTCCAATGCTCAGTGGTGGACAAAGTACTCAACTGTTCTTCTACTTAATTAACTATAAGTAAAAGTGTCTCAGTCAAATGTTTACTCAAATTAAAGTTCAAAAACTtcagcataaaaataaagttaaaaatgacaaaagtaaaaaacccaaaaaactcaGACCTCTTCAACAAAATGTTGGATCACAGagtgtcttttgttttattctctgcCTGCATTGACAGTCATGATAACTTTCTTAACATGACTGTTTTcctaaaaaaagatttcatgtttaatttctttgtttttaatctgggTCTTGTTATTTTCTTAATGTGTGAACATGACAATTTAAGAGGAAGCTGCATGAGCTTTCTTTCgggtacaaaaagaaaatggctaagaaaatattaagaaaaaccACAATAGACACCAAAGCACTAAATGGATGATACCTCATGTTATCAGCATATATGCATCCTTGAACATGTTAGCACAGATCTATGAGTGATACAAAACATGatcattatatttttttgcacaaattgaGATTTCAGTCTGGTCAGTACAGCCTATTTTGAACTCCGGTCTGAATGAGATATTTTAGGGCCTaagtcactttaaatccaactaAGGTACTGCTGGCTATCCCCCCTAACTCattgtttacactcacacatgaaaatagctgcaaacagatgtacAATTATGCAACcatatatctttgaaaagcagaagtggaggctACTTCACAActaacaagaatgcagcaagtggtttctggatggtaacaccaaaatatttgtcttttccagcagccattgtacagtgcatacagtGGGAAAACCAGCTGAAGAtctgtttgggttgctaggtgaagGCTGGACTTGCTGATTTGTGAAGTTACCTTCATTAGGTTATTGAAACAGGTCATTTTTCAgtcaccaaaaaacataaacatatttacaaagaaccactttgttttttttaaagtgcttgaactgtttttagaagcagtagaaacctgAATGAAAGTAGAAAACCTGTGAAATGTGAACATACTGTGGCATGTTTAAAAGGAGGGAGCctctattgttgtttttatttttacaactatGCAATACTTTCTGCTGATCCATCAGCAAAACTtcagtgaaatatattttctgttgcaACCAGACACCTGAAACCAGGTACCAAACTCAGTCAAATTGGTTCATTAATAGAAATATAATCCAGAGCACAGAGCTGAACAGCTGAACTAAAGTTTAATCAATGTGTTTCGATGAACTCCAGACCAGAACTCAATCAGATTGAAATGCTGCTTTAGAAGAAGCTTAATCTTGCAACATAATTTTTCCACTTCTAGTTCTGCATTTTGCTGCAATGGCTTTAACATGAACATCTCTTATCACACCTACAGAAACTAAGTGACAGTTCTGGGAGTTGATGTTGCTTCTGTATTGCATGCAT
This genomic interval from Gambusia affinis linkage group LG02, SWU_Gaff_1.0, whole genome shotgun sequence contains the following:
- the LOC122820330 gene encoding hatching enzyme 1.2-like, whose product is MLKVGEEEHYGDNGNQTSGSRRLGRCTEEVRGGSAPCCSLRSEELAGRRDEPELHPASNSCSIWKVTFIMIPAVLFLLLLSMTNVLLGIPVDYDDKSEKPLKLLDDIVIPDIRARNADPCTAIGCKWPKTGRFVNVPYEISSDYSKEQRKFIIDSLEQLHGVSCIRFVPRSDQHRDYIHFFSEEGCWSFVGRRNGGQKISLQKNGCLYTSTVQHEVFHALGFNHEQVRSDRDDYVEIHFENVGEGEEHNFDKTDTNNLGTPYDFNSIMEYDNTAFSKNGKPTIVAKCDPKMQFGDAEKMSVNDIARVNRLYKC